A region of Streptomyces sp. NBC_01750 DNA encodes the following proteins:
- a CDS encoding nuclear transport factor 2 family protein yields the protein MGTAERFRAAVETRDLAALDELFTEDVRLYSPVKFTPFEGRQMVLGLFGVLLRTFEDFRYIGEFDGAAETSTDGEEAPSEILLFRAAVNGMQIHGIDLLQFDGTGRVKEFTVMVRPQSAVRALGEAVLAGLVADGLVPEPADR from the coding sequence ATGGGGACCGCTGAACGTTTCCGCGCGGCCGTGGAGACGCGGGATCTTGCCGCGCTGGACGAGCTGTTCACCGAGGATGTCCGCTTGTACAGCCCGGTGAAGTTCACGCCCTTCGAGGGCAGGCAGATGGTGCTGGGCCTCTTCGGTGTCCTGCTGCGCACCTTCGAGGACTTCCGTTACATCGGAGAGTTCGACGGCGCGGCCGAGACCAGTACGGACGGCGAGGAGGCTCCGTCGGAGATCCTGCTCTTCCGGGCCGCCGTGAACGGCATGCAGATCCACGGCATCGATCTGCTCCAGTTCGACGGGACGGGCCGGGTCAAGGAGTTCACTGTGATGGTCCGTCCGCAGTCCGCGGTCCGCGCGTTGGGCGAGGCGGTGCTCGCCGGTCTCGTCGCGGACGGTCTCGTGCCCGAGCCCGCCGATCGCTGA
- a CDS encoding PadR family transcriptional regulator: protein MALRHAVLAALLDGEYSGYQLAKAFDVGVANFWHALPQQLYAELAKLEKEGLVAGRQVVQETRPNKRLFQVTEAGLAELEQFAAASSKPSFIRDDLLVKVQAVDRVTAGPVIEQLEERATVAQAKVELFGKLLRQMRGKADEEEFLLRGERIGPYLTCLRGLAFEEDNRDWCMRIASVLRKRRSTHAER, encoded by the coding sequence ATGGCACTGCGGCACGCCGTACTGGCGGCGCTCCTGGACGGTGAGTACAGCGGATACCAGCTGGCCAAGGCGTTCGACGTCGGCGTCGCGAACTTCTGGCACGCGCTGCCGCAGCAGCTGTACGCCGAACTGGCCAAGCTGGAGAAGGAAGGCCTGGTCGCGGGCCGCCAGGTGGTCCAGGAGACCCGGCCCAACAAGCGGCTGTTCCAGGTCACCGAGGCCGGACTCGCCGAGCTCGAGCAGTTCGCGGCAGCCTCGTCGAAACCCTCGTTCATCCGCGACGACCTGCTGGTCAAGGTCCAGGCCGTGGACCGGGTCACCGCCGGCCCCGTGATCGAACAGCTCGAGGAGCGAGCCACCGTCGCGCAGGCCAAGGTCGAGCTCTTCGGCAAGCTGCTGCGGCAGATGCGCGGCAAGGCGGACGAGGAGGAGTTCCTGCTGCGCGGAGAGCGGATCGGGCCGTACCTGACCTGCCTGCGCGGTCTGGCCTTCGAGGAGGACAACCGGGACTGGTGCATGCGGATCGCGTCCGTTCTGCGGAAGAGACGGAGCACTCATGCCGAGCGGTGA
- a CDS encoding SGNH/GDSL hydrolase family protein: MPSGEYLRYVALGDSQTEGLGDGDDTIGLRGWADRLAEHLAAADPRLQYANLAVRGRVAAQVRAEQLGPALDLRPDLVTVVAGVNDLLRPRFDAAEVAGHLEAMFAAFTAAGAHVVTLTFPDVAKIAPLARPVRSRVFDLNDRIRAAAVRHGATVADTARHAVATDPRLWSADRLHAGPLGHERIAAAVAHAIELPGSDETWTLPLPPQPRPTGRQAVRTELLWATAFLGPWLGRRLRGRSSGDGRTAKRPQLLPVSRDQHS, from the coding sequence ATGCCGAGCGGTGAATACCTGCGTTACGTGGCGCTGGGCGACAGTCAGACCGAGGGCCTCGGCGACGGCGACGACACGATCGGCCTGCGGGGCTGGGCCGACCGTCTCGCCGAACACCTCGCGGCCGCCGACCCCCGTCTCCAGTACGCGAATCTGGCCGTACGGGGACGGGTCGCCGCTCAGGTCCGCGCCGAGCAGCTCGGCCCCGCCCTGGACCTGCGGCCCGACCTGGTCACCGTCGTCGCCGGGGTCAACGACCTGCTGCGGCCCCGGTTCGATGCCGCCGAGGTGGCCGGTCATCTGGAGGCGATGTTCGCCGCGTTCACCGCCGCCGGGGCGCACGTGGTGACGCTCACCTTCCCCGACGTGGCGAAGATCGCGCCCCTCGCCCGGCCGGTCAGGTCCCGCGTGTTCGATCTCAACGACCGCATCCGCGCCGCTGCGGTCCGGCACGGGGCCACGGTCGCCGACACCGCCCGGCACGCCGTCGCCACCGATCCGCGGCTGTGGAGCGCCGACCGGCTGCACGCCGGTCCGCTGGGCCACGAGCGGATCGCCGCGGCCGTTGCCCATGCCATCGAGCTGCCCGGAAGCGATGAGACCTGGACACTCCCTCTGCCGCCGCAGCCGCGTCCCACCGGTCGGCAGGCCGTCCGGACCGAACTGCTCTGGGCCACCGCCTTCCTCGGCCCGTGGCTCGGCCGGCGCCTTCGCGGCCGGTCGTCCGGCGACGGCCGCACCGCCAAGCGCCCGCAGCTCCTGCCGGTAAGCCGTGACCAGCACTCATGA
- a CDS encoding putative protein N(5)-glutamine methyltransferase, which produces MSVSPSLLPLSVIVTRLRAAGCVFAEDEAQLLLSAARNSDHLAAMVERRVVGLPLEHVLGWAEFCGLRVAVDPGVFVPRRRTEFLVASAATLAGPGAVIVDLCCGSGALGAAVVAGLGRAELHASDIDPAAVRCARRNVGAAGGQVHEGDLYEPLPGTLRGRVELLLANVPYVPTEEIELLPAEARVHEARVALDGGADGLDVLRRVTAAASLWLAPGGHLLFETSERQAPQAVETVARDGLIPRVVTSDELYATVVIGTRPLPGRTVLVPATAS; this is translated from the coding sequence ATGTCGGTTTCACCGTCACTTCTTCCTCTTTCCGTCATCGTCACCAGGCTTCGTGCCGCCGGCTGTGTCTTCGCCGAGGACGAGGCGCAGTTGCTCCTCTCCGCGGCACGGAACTCCGACCACCTCGCCGCCATGGTGGAGCGGCGCGTCGTCGGCCTGCCCCTTGAACACGTCCTCGGCTGGGCGGAGTTCTGCGGCCTGCGGGTCGCCGTGGACCCCGGCGTCTTCGTACCCCGCCGCCGCACGGAGTTCCTCGTCGCCAGCGCCGCGACGCTGGCCGGGCCGGGAGCTGTCATTGTCGACCTGTGCTGCGGCTCGGGCGCGTTGGGCGCGGCGGTCGTCGCCGGTCTGGGCCGGGCCGAGCTGCACGCGTCCGACATCGACCCCGCCGCGGTGCGGTGTGCCCGCCGCAATGTCGGCGCCGCGGGTGGCCAGGTCCATGAAGGCGACCTCTACGAGCCCCTGCCGGGCACATTGCGGGGCCGCGTCGAGCTCCTGCTCGCCAACGTGCCCTATGTGCCCACCGAAGAGATCGAGCTGCTTCCCGCGGAGGCGCGCGTCCATGAGGCGCGGGTCGCCCTCGACGGTGGCGCGGACGGGCTCGACGTCCTGCGGCGGGTGACCGCCGCGGCGTCACTCTGGCTGGCGCCGGGCGGCCATCTGCTGTTCGAGACGAGCGAGCGTCAGGCGCCGCAGGCCGTCGAGACCGTGGCCCGTGACGGGCTGATCCCGCGGGTGGTCACCTCGGACGAGCTGTACGCCACTGTCGTCATCGGAACCAGGCCGCTCCCTGGCCGCACGGTTTTGGTACCGGCGACGGCGTCATGA
- a CDS encoding class I SAM-dependent methyltransferase: protein MFTALGPTFRELAVQALSSTEHGYDLLAPKFDQTPFRTSDRLLDAVVRAVRPLGPFPAGLDICCGTGAGAGVLRQLCEKQVTGVDFSAGMLATARSTLPDVPGAPPVNWVRADARALPFQRAFDLAVSFGAFGHFLPRERPTLFAQVHAALKPGGRFVFPVPAPPRVGSRPYWAMWGFDAAMRVRNLLWRPRFIMYYRTFRLPDVLDDLARAGFTVDVLPLPEIGRLPDGSPRCAVVVARRA, encoded by the coding sequence ATGTTCACCGCCCTGGGCCCCACCTTCCGCGAACTGGCCGTGCAGGCACTCTCGTCCACCGAGCACGGCTACGACCTGCTGGCTCCGAAGTTCGACCAGACGCCGTTCCGCACATCGGATCGCCTGCTGGACGCGGTGGTACGCGCCGTCCGGCCGCTCGGGCCGTTCCCGGCCGGACTCGACATCTGCTGCGGCACCGGTGCCGGAGCCGGTGTCCTGCGGCAGCTGTGCGAGAAACAGGTCACCGGCGTCGACTTCAGCGCGGGGATGCTCGCCACCGCCAGGTCCACCCTGCCGGATGTCCCCGGCGCGCCGCCGGTGAACTGGGTGCGGGCCGACGCCCGCGCGCTCCCCTTCCAGCGCGCCTTCGACCTGGCCGTGAGCTTCGGAGCGTTCGGTCACTTCCTGCCCCGGGAACGGCCCACGCTCTTCGCGCAGGTGCACGCGGCGCTGAAGCCCGGCGGCCGGTTCGTCTTTCCCGTTCCGGCACCGCCTCGAGTCGGCTCGAGGCCGTACTGGGCCATGTGGGGCTTCGACGCGGCGATGCGGGTACGGAATCTGCTGTGGCGCCCGCGTTTCATCATGTACTACCGCACGTTCCGGCTGCCGGACGTACTGGACGACCTGGCGCGGGCGGGATTCACCGTGGACGTGCTGCCGCTGCCGGAGATCGGCCGACTGCCGGACGGAAGTCCTCGCTGCGCTGTGGTGGTCGCACGCCGAGCCTGA
- a CDS encoding LysR family transcriptional regulator, with protein MLELRHLQVLRAIAQEGSLAGAARALHYAQPTVTHHLTVLEAHFDAPLVQRGPRGAVLTELGETLLPHAEAVLERLQLAEWEVRGLAERGARTLRIGTFPTAGALLLPPAVKALNQKGVHISLAEGELPSLLRGLRSRELQAALVFSQPGDRLDLDEDFELHPLLTDPLLLVMPDDHRCAALDRVPLQELRDDDWVGAADPRDPCDRVLSWACAQHGFEPVHVMRTDDYAMVQGFVAAGTGVALVPRLALGAPRDDLAVRPLEGPPLAREISVAILRSTVAPSAQDLVAALTRQAGHITTQWESRDKDAG; from the coding sequence ATGCTCGAGCTCCGTCACCTCCAGGTCCTCAGGGCCATCGCGCAAGAGGGCTCGCTCGCGGGCGCCGCCCGTGCGCTGCACTACGCACAGCCCACCGTCACGCACCATCTGACCGTCCTCGAGGCCCACTTCGACGCTCCACTGGTGCAGCGCGGCCCCCGCGGCGCCGTACTCACCGAACTCGGCGAGACGCTGCTGCCGCACGCGGAAGCGGTCCTCGAGCGACTGCAGCTCGCCGAATGGGAAGTCCGCGGTCTGGCCGAGCGCGGCGCCCGCACGCTGCGTATCGGCACCTTTCCCACGGCAGGTGCGCTGCTGCTGCCACCTGCCGTAAAGGCCTTGAACCAGAAGGGAGTTCATATCTCCCTTGCCGAAGGCGAGCTGCCCAGCCTGCTGCGCGGACTGAGGTCCCGTGAATTGCAGGCCGCCCTCGTCTTCTCCCAGCCGGGTGACCGGCTGGACCTGGACGAGGACTTCGAACTGCACCCGCTGCTGACCGACCCGCTGCTGCTGGTCATGCCGGATGACCACAGATGCGCGGCGCTGGACCGGGTGCCGCTGCAGGAGCTGCGCGACGACGACTGGGTCGGTGCAGCCGATCCCCGTGATCCGTGCGACCGCGTCCTGTCCTGGGCCTGCGCCCAGCACGGCTTCGAGCCGGTGCATGTGATGCGGACCGACGACTACGCCATGGTGCAGGGCTTTGTCGCGGCCGGCACCGGCGTGGCGCTGGTGCCCCGCCTGGCGCTCGGCGCCCCGCGCGACGACCTCGCAGTACGGCCGCTGGAGGGGCCGCCGCTCGCCCGCGAGATCAGCGTCGCGATCCTCCGCTCGACCGTCGCACCCAGTGCGCAGGATCTGGTGGCCGCGCTCACCCGGCAGGCCGGGCACATCACGACGCAGTGGGAGTCACGCGACAAGGACGCCGGCTGA
- a CDS encoding aminotransferase class I/II-fold pyridoxal phosphate-dependent enzyme has translation MNTRTTAVPDLSPPVSAQCRAPYAEALRTHAGRGWLRLNVPGHAAEADSFGPLATTFGPESLRLDFPPLLEGLDLGTDTPMDEALALAAQAWGARRTCFLTNGASQGNHIASLVTPALGRTLVVQRSVHSSVIDGLVLSGLKAAFVQPSVDTEQGIAHGVTAEDLAVAIARHPDAAAAYVVSPSYFGAVADIRALADVAHGAGIPLIVDEAWGAHFGFHPRLPGNALSQGADLVTSSTHKLAGSLTQSAMLHLGHGPFADVLEPLIDRAFRLVQSTSSSALLLASLDLARMTLMAGRDAIGASVAAADEIRAVVRSVGRFAVVSDGFGRFPDILTADPLRIAIDTRAGGIPGHEARRRLSRDHRIMVEVATDSAIVAVVGAGSAPGTDRFIEALHALPSPLGGAGPGSTGPGSTRPGNAGPGNAGPGNAGPGNAYERLRLSLPQPGPSRLTAREAFMSPTRVVPAARAVGLISADTLAAYPPGIPNVLPGEVITAETVRFLQLTASAPSGHVRGAVDPGVSRMRVVDPSHAADATAAARAG, from the coding sequence GTGAACACCAGAACCACAGCAGTACCCGACCTCTCGCCGCCGGTGTCCGCACAGTGCCGCGCTCCGTACGCGGAGGCGCTCAGGACCCACGCCGGACGGGGCTGGCTCCGCCTCAACGTCCCCGGTCACGCCGCCGAGGCCGACAGCTTCGGTCCGCTCGCCACTACCTTCGGGCCCGAGTCGCTGCGCCTCGATTTCCCTCCGCTGCTCGAGGGTCTCGACCTCGGTACGGATACGCCCATGGACGAGGCGCTGGCCCTGGCCGCGCAGGCGTGGGGGGCACGACGCACGTGCTTCCTGACGAACGGCGCTTCGCAGGGCAACCACATCGCGTCCCTGGTGACCCCGGCTCTGGGACGGACCCTCGTGGTCCAGCGCAGCGTGCACTCCAGCGTGATCGACGGTCTGGTGCTGTCCGGGCTGAAGGCCGCCTTCGTCCAGCCGTCCGTCGACACCGAGCAGGGCATCGCCCATGGCGTGACGGCCGAGGATCTCGCCGTGGCCATCGCCCGGCATCCCGATGCCGCGGCCGCCTATGTTGTCTCCCCCAGCTACTTCGGTGCGGTCGCCGACATACGCGCCCTCGCCGACGTGGCTCATGGCGCGGGCATCCCGCTGATCGTCGACGAGGCATGGGGCGCGCATTTCGGATTCCATCCGCGCCTGCCCGGTAACGCGCTCTCGCAGGGCGCCGACCTGGTGACCTCCAGTACGCACAAGCTCGCCGGCAGCCTCACCCAGTCCGCGATGCTGCACCTCGGGCACGGACCGTTCGCGGACGTGCTCGAGCCCTTGATCGACCGGGCGTTCCGGCTGGTGCAGTCCACGAGCTCGAGCGCGCTGCTGCTGGCCTCCCTCGACCTGGCCCGGATGACGCTGATGGCCGGCCGTGACGCCATCGGCGCCTCCGTCGCGGCAGCGGACGAGATACGCGCGGTGGTCCGCTCCGTCGGCCGGTTCGCCGTGGTCAGCGACGGCTTCGGACGGTTCCCCGACATCCTGACGGCCGATCCGCTGCGCATTGCCATCGACACCCGCGCCGGGGGAATCCCGGGCCACGAGGCACGCCGCCGACTGTCGCGCGACCACCGGATCATGGTGGAGGTCGCCACCGACTCGGCGATCGTCGCGGTGGTCGGCGCCGGTTCGGCCCCAGGCACCGACCGGTTCATCGAGGCCCTGCACGCCCTGCCTTCTCCTCTTGGCGGCGCCGGTCCCGGAAGCACCGGTCCCGGAAGCACCCGTCCCGGGAACGCCGGTCCCGGGAACGCCGGTCCCGGGAACGCCGGTCCCGGGAATGCCTACGAACGGCTACGGCTGTCACTGCCGCAGCCCGGACCTTCCCGCCTCACCGCCCGCGAGGCCTTCATGAGCCCCACCCGCGTGGTGCCCGCCGCAAGGGCCGTCGGTCTCATCTCCGCCGACACGCTGGCCGCGTACCCGCCGGGCATCCCCAATGTGCTGCCCGGCGAGGTCATCACCGCCGAGACGGTCCGCTTCCTGCAGCTCACCGCGTCGGCTCCGAGCGGCCATGTACGCGGCGCGGTCGATCCGGGCGTCTCGCGCATGCGCGTCGTCGACCCGTCGCACGCCGCCGACGCCACCGCTGCCGCCCGGGCCGGCTGA
- a CDS encoding ABC transporter substrate-binding protein has translation MTARIPSRRAFTAVAAACSAGLLLSACGNQTADAEKEKAGGRKSSAPLFDKLPADIRQAGVIKVGTDAQYAPMEYEEGGRIVGVDPDIAAELGKKLGVKFAFTSGSFEGLITALNSGRHDVVISSMSDTKARQRGLDEKGKKAGKGVDFVDYFVAGTAVYVEKGNPLGIKSIADLCGRPTAVQRGTTFEKSVQTQSKACVKAAKPAIEIESFDTDAEAQTRVKSGGAVAGVNDYPVALDLSRKADGGKAFEVVGEQVDAGPFGIAVDKDNAQLRDALKAAVDAIIADGTYKEVLAKWDAASGAVTKATVNAGS, from the coding sequence ATGACTGCACGCATACCGAGCCGCCGTGCGTTCACGGCCGTCGCCGCCGCGTGTTCGGCCGGCCTGCTGCTGAGCGCCTGCGGCAACCAGACCGCCGACGCGGAGAAGGAGAAGGCCGGCGGCAGGAAGAGCAGCGCGCCGCTCTTCGACAAGCTGCCGGCGGACATCCGGCAGGCAGGTGTCATCAAAGTGGGCACGGACGCCCAGTACGCCCCGATGGAGTACGAGGAGGGCGGCCGGATCGTCGGGGTGGACCCCGACATCGCCGCGGAACTGGGCAAGAAGCTCGGCGTGAAGTTCGCGTTCACATCGGGCTCCTTCGAGGGCCTGATCACCGCGCTGAACTCCGGCCGCCACGATGTCGTCATCTCCTCGATGAGCGACACCAAGGCACGTCAGCGGGGCCTGGACGAGAAGGGCAAGAAGGCAGGCAAGGGCGTCGACTTCGTGGACTACTTCGTCGCCGGCACGGCCGTGTACGTCGAGAAGGGCAACCCGCTCGGCATCAAGTCCATCGCGGATCTGTGCGGCAGACCGACCGCCGTACAGCGTGGGACCACCTTCGAGAAGTCTGTGCAGACTCAGTCGAAGGCGTGCGTGAAGGCCGCGAAGCCGGCCATCGAGATCGAGTCCTTCGACACCGATGCGGAGGCCCAGACCCGGGTGAAGTCCGGCGGCGCCGTCGCCGGGGTCAACGACTATCCGGTGGCCCTGGACCTGTCCCGCAAGGCGGACGGCGGCAAGGCGTTCGAGGTCGTGGGCGAGCAGGTCGACGCCGGTCCGTTCGGTATCGCCGTCGACAAGGACAACGCGCAGCTCCGTGACGCTCTGAAGGCAGCGGTTGACGCGATCATCGCGGACGGCACGTACAAAGAGGTCCTCGCGAAATGGGACGCCGCCAGTGGCGCGGTCACCAAGGCGACCGTCAACGCCGGTTCCTGA
- a CDS encoding amino acid ABC transporter permease, which yields MVSKPIDRTPQEIRAIPVRHWGRWVSGVIVVALLGTLVYSFSQGDVNWGTVGDFVFDDRILAGMGRTVLISVLSMLIGLILGIVFAVMRLSKNPVTGAVSWLYIWFFRGTPVYVQLLLWFNLALIFPVLNLGFYKDEMVDVMTPFVVALLGLGLNEGAYMAEIVRAGIQSVDEGQTEASHALGMPTGKTMRRIVLPQAMRVIVPPTGNEFINLLKTSSLVSAVQYNELLRAATNIGSTSFAVMEMLLVASIWYLALTSVFSVGQYYVERYYARGSLRQLPPTPWQKVKANLAFGRPKGGVA from the coding sequence ATGGTGAGTAAGCCAATTGACCGGACCCCGCAGGAGATCCGGGCGATTCCGGTGCGCCACTGGGGCCGTTGGGTTTCCGGCGTGATCGTGGTGGCGTTGCTGGGCACGCTGGTGTACTCGTTCTCGCAGGGCGACGTCAACTGGGGCACGGTCGGGGACTTCGTCTTCGACGACCGGATCCTGGCGGGCATGGGCCGCACGGTGCTGATCAGCGTGCTGTCGATGCTGATCGGCCTGATTCTGGGCATTGTTTTCGCGGTCATGCGGCTGTCGAAGAACCCGGTGACGGGTGCGGTGTCCTGGCTGTACATCTGGTTCTTCCGCGGCACCCCGGTGTATGTGCAGCTGCTGCTCTGGTTCAACCTCGCGCTGATCTTCCCCGTCCTGAACCTCGGGTTCTACAAGGACGAGATGGTCGACGTCATGACCCCGTTCGTGGTCGCCCTGCTGGGCCTGGGCCTGAACGAGGGCGCCTACATGGCCGAGATCGTCCGGGCCGGCATCCAGTCGGTCGACGAGGGCCAGACCGAGGCTTCGCACGCGCTGGGCATGCCCACCGGCAAGACCATGCGGCGGATCGTGCTCCCACAGGCGATGCGGGTGATCGTGCCGCCGACCGGGAATGAGTTCATCAACCTGCTCAAGACCTCCTCCCTGGTGTCCGCGGTGCAGTACAACGAACTGCTCCGCGCGGCGACGAACATCGGCTCCACGTCGTTCGCGGTCATGGAGATGCTGCTGGTGGCCTCGATCTGGTACCTGGCTCTGACCAGCGTCTTCAGCGTCGGCCAGTACTACGTCGAGCGCTACTACGCCCGCGGATCGCTGCGGCAGCTGCCGCCGACGCCGTGGCAGAAGGTCAAGGCCAATCTGGCGTTCGGCCGTCCGAAGGGAGGCGTCGCATGA
- a CDS encoding amino acid ABC transporter ATP-binding protein: MVKAEGVHKSYGPAHILKGIDLEVAPREVFCLVGPSGSGKSTFLRCINHLEQINAGRLSVDGRLVGYRQKGDKLYELKDSEVAAQRRDIGMVFQRFNLFPHMTALANVMEAPIQVKGESKAVARARAERLLDRVGLSDKARNYPSQLSGGQQQRVAIARALAMEPKLMLFDEPTSALDPELVGDVLDVMRGLAEDGMTMIVVTHEMGFAREVGDALVFMDDGVVVESGHPRDVLNNPQHDRTKSFLSKVL; encoded by the coding sequence ATGGTGAAGGCCGAGGGCGTCCACAAGTCCTACGGTCCCGCGCACATCCTCAAGGGCATCGATCTTGAGGTCGCCCCGCGTGAGGTGTTCTGCCTGGTCGGCCCGTCCGGTTCCGGCAAGTCCACGTTCCTTCGGTGCATCAATCACCTGGAGCAGATCAACGCCGGCCGGCTCTCGGTCGACGGCCGGCTGGTGGGCTACCGGCAGAAGGGCGACAAGCTCTACGAGCTGAAGGACAGCGAGGTCGCGGCGCAGCGCCGGGACATCGGCATGGTCTTCCAGCGCTTCAACCTGTTCCCGCACATGACCGCTCTGGCGAATGTCATGGAAGCCCCGATCCAGGTCAAGGGCGAGTCGAAGGCCGTGGCCCGGGCCCGCGCGGAGCGGCTGCTGGACCGGGTGGGCCTGTCGGACAAGGCCAGGAACTATCCGTCGCAGCTCTCCGGCGGCCAGCAGCAGCGCGTCGCCATCGCCCGCGCGCTGGCGATGGAACCGAAGCTGATGCTCTTCGACGAGCCCACCTCCGCCCTCGACCCGGAGCTGGTGGGTGACGTCCTGGACGTCATGCGCGGCCTCGCCGAGGACGGCATGACCATGATCGTCGTCACCCACGAGATGGGCTTCGCCCGCGAGGTCGGCGACGCCCTCGTCTTCATGGACGACGGCGTCGTGGTGGAGTCCGGCCACCCCCGCGACGTACTGAACAACCCCCAGCACGACCG